One Panicum virgatum strain AP13 chromosome 9K, P.virgatum_v5, whole genome shotgun sequence genomic region harbors:
- the LOC120651052 gene encoding acylamino-acid-releasing enzyme 1-like isoform X3 — MYPTTRSPEGLGRLRRTIRISKVSLHSLAMAASEASEAAADKGLPFGVDATMVDEYASQSKLLQEFVKIPSFGKAWVFNSKDENTPRAAVSISQSDLLGNKRRMFLLNSHISKSASKPVNFQWSPFPTEISGVSAVIPSPSGEKLLLVRNSEDDSPTKLEIWGACQLENEIHIAKSVHGSLYTDEWFEGISWNKDETFIAYVAEEPPQPKPVFNDYGFKKEGSSEKDCKSWKGQGDWEETWGETYSKKRIPALFVVNISSGQVRPVKGIPRSLSVGQVIWAPSSSCGLVFVAWSSDNGFQETPRKLGIKYCYNRPCALYAAPDPFREETEKPSTVGNKDETTTMIKLTAHLSSAFFPRFSPDGKYLVFVSAKSAVDSGAHNATNSMHRIEWPTDGKLDGSLGIVDVVPIVMCPKDNCFPGLYCFGLLRDPWLTDGRTMILSSVWGSREVILSVNVVSCEVLRVSPQDSDYSWNVLALDKNNILAVSSSLITLPQIYYGIMISQTESHWEWQEVSTPFPKPSDEISSILAEHKFSILKIPISNPSDKLAHGAKLPFEAIFVSHKDSASNPTIVVLHGGPHSVYPSSYSKSLAFLFSQGYNLLVVNYRGSLGFGEEALQSLPGNIGSQDVNDVLTALDFVIKRGLIDPSRVAVVGGSHGGFLTTHLIGQAPDTFVAAAARNPVCNLQLMVGTTDIPDWCFVEIYGKDGKKYFSESPSVDDLCQFHQKSPISHISKVKTPTLFLLGAQDLRVPVSNGLQYARALKERGIESKTIVFPEDIHGIDKPQSDFESFLNIGVWFKKHMSK; from the exons ATGTATCCGACGACCAGAAGCCCCGAAGGACTAGGAAGGCTACGAAGAActatcag AATTAGCAAGGTCTCACTGCACTCATTAGCTATGGCTGCCTCAGAAGCCTCAGAAGCAGCAGCTGACAAAGGATTGCCTTTCGGGGTGGATGCAACCATGGTCGATGAGTATGCCTCCCAGTCAAAGCTGCTGCAAGAATTCGTTAAGATCCCCAGTTTTGGCAAGGCTTGGGTCTTCAACTCCAAGGATG AAAACACACCCAGAGCAGCGGTTTCAATCAGCCAATCAGATCTTTTGGGCAATAAGAGGAGAATGTTCCTTTTGAATTCTCACATTTCAAAGAGTGCCTCAAAGCCTGTCAATTTCCAGTGGTCTCCTTTCCCGACTGAAATAAGTGGAGTGTCAGCAGTTATTCCATCGCCTTCTGGAGAAAAACTTCTTTTAGTACGCAATTCTGAGGATGATTCCCCTACAAAACTAGAGATTTGGGGGGCGTGTCAATTAGAGAATGAGATACATATTGCAAAATCTGTTCATGGATCACTCTATACTGATGAATG GTTTGAAGGGATATCATGGAACAAGGATGAAACTTTCATAGCTTATGTTGCTGAGGagcctcctcaaccaaagccagTGTTCAATGATTATGGATTCAAGAAGGAAGGATCATCTGAAAAGGACTGCAAGAGCTGGAAGGGACAAGGAGATTGGGAGGAAACCTGGGGAGAAACCTATTCGAAGAAAAGGATACCTGCACTGTTTGTCGTCAACATATCCAG TGGGCAAGTTCGACCTGTGAAGGGAATACCTAGATCATTAAGTGTTGGCCAAGTGATTTGGGCCCCATCATCTTCATGTGGATTGGTTTTTGTTGCATGGTCATCTGACAATGGCTTCCAAGAGACTCCAAGGAAGCTTGGTATTAAATACTGTTACAACAGGCCTTGTGCTCTGTATGCTGCTCCTGATCCTTTCAGAGAAGAAACTGAGAAACCATCAACCGT GGGCAATAAGGATGAAACTACAACTATGATCAAATTAACAGCACACCTGAGCAGTGCCTTTTTCCCACGGTTCAG tCCGGATGGTAAGTATCTTGTGTTCGTCTCAGCGAAAAGTGCTGTAGATAGTGGAGCACACAACGCCACAAATTCAATGCACAGAATTGAGTGGCCTACAGATGGGAAACTGGATGGGAGCCTTGGTATCGTTGATGTG GTGCCCATTGTGATGTGCCCCAAAGATAACTGTTTCCCTGGTCTGTATTGCTTCGGATTGCTCAGGGATCCATGGCTTACTGATGGACGGACTATGATTCTATCTTCTGTTTGGGGTAGCAGGGAAGTAATACTTTCTGTAAATGTCGTGAG TTGTGAAGTTTTAAGAGTTAGTCCCCAGGATTCAGATTATTCATGGAATGTTCTTGCACTTGACAAGAATAACATTCTTGCAG TTTCCAGTAGCCTTATTACACTCCCTCAAATATACTATGGAATCATGATTTCTCAGACTGAAAGCCATTGGGAGTGGCAGGAAGTTTCAACTCCTTTTCCAAAGCCATCTGATGAG ATAAGCTCCATATTAGCAGAGCATAAGTTCAGCATACTCAAAATCCCAATTAGCAACCCTTCCGACAAACTAGCGCATG GGGCTAAGCTGCCTTTTGAGGCTATTTTTGTGTCACATAAGGATTCTGCCAGTAATCCAACAATTGTGGTTCTTCATGGTGGACCACACTCAGTTTACCCATCAAGTTATTCCAAATCCTTGGCTTTTCTTTTTTCACAGGGATATAATCTTCTTGTCGTGAACTACAG GGGCTCATTAGGCTTTGGGGAAGAAGCACTGCAGTCCCTTCCTGGAAATATTGGTTCTCAG GATGTCAATGATGTATTGACGGCTTTGGACTTTGTTATAAAGAGAGGACTAATAGATCCATCTAGAGTCGCTGTAGTTGGAGGTTCACATGGAGGTTTCTTGACAACTCATTTGATTGGCCAG GCTCCTGATACATTTGTTGCAGCAGCTGCTCGAAATCCAGTATGTAACTTACAATTGATGGTGGGTACCACTGACATCCCTGATTGGTGCTTTGTCGAGATTTATGGAAAAGATGGGAAAAAGTACTTCTCAGAGTCTCCTTCAGTAGATGATCTTTGTCAATTCCACCAGAAGTCACCAATATCACACATTTCGAAG GTCAAAACACCTACGCTCTTTCTCCTTGGAGCGCAAGATCTCAGGGTTCCTGTTTCTAATGGCCTGCAG TATGCAAGGGCTTTGAAGGAGAGGGGAATTGAATCCAAAACTATTGTCTTCCCAGAAGATATCCATGGAATCGACAA GCCTCAGTCTGATTTCGAGAGCTTCCTCAACATAGGGGTTTGGTTCAAGAAGCACATGAGCAAATAA
- the LOC120651052 gene encoding acylamino-acid-releasing enzyme 1-like isoform X1 has protein sequence MVVLTTTFISCAKFRCHSIAVVNLLPVSAFPSPARALPRGPLLRQRISKVSLHSLAMAASEASEAAADKGLPFGVDATMVDEYASQSKLLQEFVKIPSFGKAWVFNSKDENTPRAAVSISQSDLLGNKRRMFLLNSHISKSASKPVNFQWSPFPTEISGVSAVIPSPSGEKLLLVRNSEDDSPTKLEIWGACQLENEIHIAKSVHGSLYTDEWFEGISWNKDETFIAYVAEEPPQPKPVFNDYGFKKEGSSEKDCKSWKGQGDWEETWGETYSKKRIPALFVVNISSGQVRPVKGIPRSLSVGQVIWAPSSSCGLVFVAWSSDNGFQETPRKLGIKYCYNRPCALYAAPDPFREETEKPSTVGNKDETTTMIKLTAHLSSAFFPRFSPDGKYLVFVSAKSAVDSGAHNATNSMHRIEWPTDGKLDGSLGIVDVVPIVMCPKDNCFPGLYCFGLLRDPWLTDGRTMILSSVWGSREVILSVNVVSCEVLRVSPQDSDYSWNVLALDKNNILAVSSSLITLPQIYYGIMISQTESHWEWQEVSTPFPKPSDEISSILAEHKFSILKIPISNPSDKLAHGAKLPFEAIFVSHKDSASNPTIVVLHGGPHSVYPSSYSKSLAFLFSQGYNLLVVNYRGSLGFGEEALQSLPGNIGSQDVNDVLTALDFVIKRGLIDPSRVAVVGGSHGGFLTTHLIGQAPDTFVAAAARNPVCNLQLMVGTTDIPDWCFVEIYGKDGKKYFSESPSVDDLCQFHQKSPISHISKVKTPTLFLLGAQDLRVPVSNGLQYARALKERGIESKTIVFPEDIHGIDKPQSDFESFLNIGVWFKKHMSK, from the exons ATGGTGGTTTTGACCACGACCTTCATCTCCTGTGCCAAATTCCGCTGCCACTCCATTGCGGTTGTGAATTTACTCCCCGTCTCGGCCTTTCCTTCCCCTGCTCGTGCTCTGCCCCGCGGTCCGCTGCTGCGGCAAAG AATTAGCAAGGTCTCACTGCACTCATTAGCTATGGCTGCCTCAGAAGCCTCAGAAGCAGCAGCTGACAAAGGATTGCCTTTCGGGGTGGATGCAACCATGGTCGATGAGTATGCCTCCCAGTCAAAGCTGCTGCAAGAATTCGTTAAGATCCCCAGTTTTGGCAAGGCTTGGGTCTTCAACTCCAAGGATG AAAACACACCCAGAGCAGCGGTTTCAATCAGCCAATCAGATCTTTTGGGCAATAAGAGGAGAATGTTCCTTTTGAATTCTCACATTTCAAAGAGTGCCTCAAAGCCTGTCAATTTCCAGTGGTCTCCTTTCCCGACTGAAATAAGTGGAGTGTCAGCAGTTATTCCATCGCCTTCTGGAGAAAAACTTCTTTTAGTACGCAATTCTGAGGATGATTCCCCTACAAAACTAGAGATTTGGGGGGCGTGTCAATTAGAGAATGAGATACATATTGCAAAATCTGTTCATGGATCACTCTATACTGATGAATG GTTTGAAGGGATATCATGGAACAAGGATGAAACTTTCATAGCTTATGTTGCTGAGGagcctcctcaaccaaagccagTGTTCAATGATTATGGATTCAAGAAGGAAGGATCATCTGAAAAGGACTGCAAGAGCTGGAAGGGACAAGGAGATTGGGAGGAAACCTGGGGAGAAACCTATTCGAAGAAAAGGATACCTGCACTGTTTGTCGTCAACATATCCAG TGGGCAAGTTCGACCTGTGAAGGGAATACCTAGATCATTAAGTGTTGGCCAAGTGATTTGGGCCCCATCATCTTCATGTGGATTGGTTTTTGTTGCATGGTCATCTGACAATGGCTTCCAAGAGACTCCAAGGAAGCTTGGTATTAAATACTGTTACAACAGGCCTTGTGCTCTGTATGCTGCTCCTGATCCTTTCAGAGAAGAAACTGAGAAACCATCAACCGT GGGCAATAAGGATGAAACTACAACTATGATCAAATTAACAGCACACCTGAGCAGTGCCTTTTTCCCACGGTTCAG tCCGGATGGTAAGTATCTTGTGTTCGTCTCAGCGAAAAGTGCTGTAGATAGTGGAGCACACAACGCCACAAATTCAATGCACAGAATTGAGTGGCCTACAGATGGGAAACTGGATGGGAGCCTTGGTATCGTTGATGTG GTGCCCATTGTGATGTGCCCCAAAGATAACTGTTTCCCTGGTCTGTATTGCTTCGGATTGCTCAGGGATCCATGGCTTACTGATGGACGGACTATGATTCTATCTTCTGTTTGGGGTAGCAGGGAAGTAATACTTTCTGTAAATGTCGTGAG TTGTGAAGTTTTAAGAGTTAGTCCCCAGGATTCAGATTATTCATGGAATGTTCTTGCACTTGACAAGAATAACATTCTTGCAG TTTCCAGTAGCCTTATTACACTCCCTCAAATATACTATGGAATCATGATTTCTCAGACTGAAAGCCATTGGGAGTGGCAGGAAGTTTCAACTCCTTTTCCAAAGCCATCTGATGAG ATAAGCTCCATATTAGCAGAGCATAAGTTCAGCATACTCAAAATCCCAATTAGCAACCCTTCCGACAAACTAGCGCATG GGGCTAAGCTGCCTTTTGAGGCTATTTTTGTGTCACATAAGGATTCTGCCAGTAATCCAACAATTGTGGTTCTTCATGGTGGACCACACTCAGTTTACCCATCAAGTTATTCCAAATCCTTGGCTTTTCTTTTTTCACAGGGATATAATCTTCTTGTCGTGAACTACAG GGGCTCATTAGGCTTTGGGGAAGAAGCACTGCAGTCCCTTCCTGGAAATATTGGTTCTCAG GATGTCAATGATGTATTGACGGCTTTGGACTTTGTTATAAAGAGAGGACTAATAGATCCATCTAGAGTCGCTGTAGTTGGAGGTTCACATGGAGGTTTCTTGACAACTCATTTGATTGGCCAG GCTCCTGATACATTTGTTGCAGCAGCTGCTCGAAATCCAGTATGTAACTTACAATTGATGGTGGGTACCACTGACATCCCTGATTGGTGCTTTGTCGAGATTTATGGAAAAGATGGGAAAAAGTACTTCTCAGAGTCTCCTTCAGTAGATGATCTTTGTCAATTCCACCAGAAGTCACCAATATCACACATTTCGAAG GTCAAAACACCTACGCTCTTTCTCCTTGGAGCGCAAGATCTCAGGGTTCCTGTTTCTAATGGCCTGCAG TATGCAAGGGCTTTGAAGGAGAGGGGAATTGAATCCAAAACTATTGTCTTCCCAGAAGATATCCATGGAATCGACAA GCCTCAGTCTGATTTCGAGAGCTTCCTCAACATAGGGGTTTGGTTCAAGAAGCACATGAGCAAATAA
- the LOC120651052 gene encoding acylamino-acid-releasing enzyme 1-like isoform X4 — MVVLTTTFISCAKFRCHSIAVVNLLPVSAFPSPARALPRGPLLRQRISKVSLHSLAMAASEASEAAADKGLPFGVDATMVDEYASQSKLLQEFVKIPSFGKAWVFNSKDENTPRAAVSISQSDLLGNKRRMFLLNSHISKSASKPVNFQWSPFPTEISGVSAVIPSPSGEKLLLVRNSEDDSPTKLEIWGACQLENEIHIAKSVHGSLYTDEWFEGISWNKDETFIAYVAEEPPQPKPVFNDYGFKKEGSSEKDCKSWKGQGDWEETWGETYSKKRIPALFVVNISSGQVRPVKGIPRSLSVGQVIWAPSSSCGLVFVAWSSDNGFQETPRKLGIKYCYNRPCALYAAPDPFREETEKPSTVGNKDETTTMIKLTAHLSSAFFPRFSPDGKYLVFVSAKSAVDSGAHNATNSMHRIEWPTDGKLDGSLGIVDVVPIVMCPKDNCFPGLYCFGLLRDPWLTDGRTMILSSVWGSREVILSVNVVSCEVLRVSPQDSDYSWNVLALDKNNILAGAKLPFEAIFVSHKDSASNPTIVVLHGGPHSVYPSSYSKSLAFLFSQGYNLLVVNYRGSLGFGEEALQSLPGNIGSQDVNDVLTALDFVIKRGLIDPSRVAVVGGSHGGFLTTHLIGQAPDTFVAAAARNPVCNLQLMVGTTDIPDWCFVEIYGKDGKKYFSESPSVDDLCQFHQKSPISHISKVKTPTLFLLGAQDLRVPVSNGLQYARALKERGIESKTIVFPEDIHGIDKPQSDFESFLNIGVWFKKHMSK; from the exons ATGGTGGTTTTGACCACGACCTTCATCTCCTGTGCCAAATTCCGCTGCCACTCCATTGCGGTTGTGAATTTACTCCCCGTCTCGGCCTTTCCTTCCCCTGCTCGTGCTCTGCCCCGCGGTCCGCTGCTGCGGCAAAG AATTAGCAAGGTCTCACTGCACTCATTAGCTATGGCTGCCTCAGAAGCCTCAGAAGCAGCAGCTGACAAAGGATTGCCTTTCGGGGTGGATGCAACCATGGTCGATGAGTATGCCTCCCAGTCAAAGCTGCTGCAAGAATTCGTTAAGATCCCCAGTTTTGGCAAGGCTTGGGTCTTCAACTCCAAGGATG AAAACACACCCAGAGCAGCGGTTTCAATCAGCCAATCAGATCTTTTGGGCAATAAGAGGAGAATGTTCCTTTTGAATTCTCACATTTCAAAGAGTGCCTCAAAGCCTGTCAATTTCCAGTGGTCTCCTTTCCCGACTGAAATAAGTGGAGTGTCAGCAGTTATTCCATCGCCTTCTGGAGAAAAACTTCTTTTAGTACGCAATTCTGAGGATGATTCCCCTACAAAACTAGAGATTTGGGGGGCGTGTCAATTAGAGAATGAGATACATATTGCAAAATCTGTTCATGGATCACTCTATACTGATGAATG GTTTGAAGGGATATCATGGAACAAGGATGAAACTTTCATAGCTTATGTTGCTGAGGagcctcctcaaccaaagccagTGTTCAATGATTATGGATTCAAGAAGGAAGGATCATCTGAAAAGGACTGCAAGAGCTGGAAGGGACAAGGAGATTGGGAGGAAACCTGGGGAGAAACCTATTCGAAGAAAAGGATACCTGCACTGTTTGTCGTCAACATATCCAG TGGGCAAGTTCGACCTGTGAAGGGAATACCTAGATCATTAAGTGTTGGCCAAGTGATTTGGGCCCCATCATCTTCATGTGGATTGGTTTTTGTTGCATGGTCATCTGACAATGGCTTCCAAGAGACTCCAAGGAAGCTTGGTATTAAATACTGTTACAACAGGCCTTGTGCTCTGTATGCTGCTCCTGATCCTTTCAGAGAAGAAACTGAGAAACCATCAACCGT GGGCAATAAGGATGAAACTACAACTATGATCAAATTAACAGCACACCTGAGCAGTGCCTTTTTCCCACGGTTCAG tCCGGATGGTAAGTATCTTGTGTTCGTCTCAGCGAAAAGTGCTGTAGATAGTGGAGCACACAACGCCACAAATTCAATGCACAGAATTGAGTGGCCTACAGATGGGAAACTGGATGGGAGCCTTGGTATCGTTGATGTG GTGCCCATTGTGATGTGCCCCAAAGATAACTGTTTCCCTGGTCTGTATTGCTTCGGATTGCTCAGGGATCCATGGCTTACTGATGGACGGACTATGATTCTATCTTCTGTTTGGGGTAGCAGGGAAGTAATACTTTCTGTAAATGTCGTGAG TTGTGAAGTTTTAAGAGTTAGTCCCCAGGATTCAGATTATTCATGGAATGTTCTTGCACTTGACAAGAATAACATTCTTGCAG GGGCTAAGCTGCCTTTTGAGGCTATTTTTGTGTCACATAAGGATTCTGCCAGTAATCCAACAATTGTGGTTCTTCATGGTGGACCACACTCAGTTTACCCATCAAGTTATTCCAAATCCTTGGCTTTTCTTTTTTCACAGGGATATAATCTTCTTGTCGTGAACTACAG GGGCTCATTAGGCTTTGGGGAAGAAGCACTGCAGTCCCTTCCTGGAAATATTGGTTCTCAG GATGTCAATGATGTATTGACGGCTTTGGACTTTGTTATAAAGAGAGGACTAATAGATCCATCTAGAGTCGCTGTAGTTGGAGGTTCACATGGAGGTTTCTTGACAACTCATTTGATTGGCCAG GCTCCTGATACATTTGTTGCAGCAGCTGCTCGAAATCCAGTATGTAACTTACAATTGATGGTGGGTACCACTGACATCCCTGATTGGTGCTTTGTCGAGATTTATGGAAAAGATGGGAAAAAGTACTTCTCAGAGTCTCCTTCAGTAGATGATCTTTGTCAATTCCACCAGAAGTCACCAATATCACACATTTCGAAG GTCAAAACACCTACGCTCTTTCTCCTTGGAGCGCAAGATCTCAGGGTTCCTGTTTCTAATGGCCTGCAG TATGCAAGGGCTTTGAAGGAGAGGGGAATTGAATCCAAAACTATTGTCTTCCCAGAAGATATCCATGGAATCGACAA GCCTCAGTCTGATTTCGAGAGCTTCCTCAACATAGGGGTTTGGTTCAAGAAGCACATGAGCAAATAA
- the LOC120651052 gene encoding acylamino-acid-releasing enzyme 1-like isoform X2, with translation MVVLTTTFISCAKFRCHSIAVVNLLPVSAFPSPARALPRGPLLRQRISKVSLHSLAMAASEASEAAADKGLPFGVDATMVDEYASQSKLLQEFVKIPSFGKAWVFNSKDENTPRAAVSISQSDLLGNKRRMFLLNSHISKSASKPVNFQWSPFPTEISGVSAVIPSPSGEKLLLVRNSEDDSPTKLEIWGACQLENEIHIAKSVHGSLYTDEWFEGISWNKDETFIAYVAEEPPQPKPVFNDYGFKKEGSSEKDCKSWKGQGDWEETWGETYSKKRIPALFVVNISSGQVRPVKGIPRSLSVGQVIWAPSSSCGLVFVAWSSDNGFQETPRKLGIKYCYNRPCALYAAPDPFREETEKPSTVGNKDETTTMIKLTAHLSSAFFPRFSPDGKYLVFVSAKSAVDSGAHNATNSMHRIEWPTDGKLDGSLGIVDVVPIVMCPKDNCFPGLYCFGLLRDPWLTDGRTMILSSVWGSREVILSVNVVSCEVLRVSPQDSDYSWNVLALDKNNILAVSSSLITLPQIYYGIMISQTESHWEWQEVSTPFPKPSDEISSILAEHKFSILKIPISNPSDKLAHGAKLPFEAIFVSHKDSASNPTIVVLHGGPHSVYPSSYSKSLAFLFSQGYNLLVVNYRGSLGFGEEALQSLPGNIGSQDVNDVLTALDFVIKRGLIDPSRVAVVGGSHGGFLTTHLIGQAPDTFVAAAARNPVCNLQLMVGTTDIPDWCFVEIYGKDGKKYFSESPSVDDLCQFHQKSPISHISKVKTPTLFLLGAQDLRVPVSNGLQVSPCASVLMYGWVKVCKGFEGEGN, from the exons ATGGTGGTTTTGACCACGACCTTCATCTCCTGTGCCAAATTCCGCTGCCACTCCATTGCGGTTGTGAATTTACTCCCCGTCTCGGCCTTTCCTTCCCCTGCTCGTGCTCTGCCCCGCGGTCCGCTGCTGCGGCAAAG AATTAGCAAGGTCTCACTGCACTCATTAGCTATGGCTGCCTCAGAAGCCTCAGAAGCAGCAGCTGACAAAGGATTGCCTTTCGGGGTGGATGCAACCATGGTCGATGAGTATGCCTCCCAGTCAAAGCTGCTGCAAGAATTCGTTAAGATCCCCAGTTTTGGCAAGGCTTGGGTCTTCAACTCCAAGGATG AAAACACACCCAGAGCAGCGGTTTCAATCAGCCAATCAGATCTTTTGGGCAATAAGAGGAGAATGTTCCTTTTGAATTCTCACATTTCAAAGAGTGCCTCAAAGCCTGTCAATTTCCAGTGGTCTCCTTTCCCGACTGAAATAAGTGGAGTGTCAGCAGTTATTCCATCGCCTTCTGGAGAAAAACTTCTTTTAGTACGCAATTCTGAGGATGATTCCCCTACAAAACTAGAGATTTGGGGGGCGTGTCAATTAGAGAATGAGATACATATTGCAAAATCTGTTCATGGATCACTCTATACTGATGAATG GTTTGAAGGGATATCATGGAACAAGGATGAAACTTTCATAGCTTATGTTGCTGAGGagcctcctcaaccaaagccagTGTTCAATGATTATGGATTCAAGAAGGAAGGATCATCTGAAAAGGACTGCAAGAGCTGGAAGGGACAAGGAGATTGGGAGGAAACCTGGGGAGAAACCTATTCGAAGAAAAGGATACCTGCACTGTTTGTCGTCAACATATCCAG TGGGCAAGTTCGACCTGTGAAGGGAATACCTAGATCATTAAGTGTTGGCCAAGTGATTTGGGCCCCATCATCTTCATGTGGATTGGTTTTTGTTGCATGGTCATCTGACAATGGCTTCCAAGAGACTCCAAGGAAGCTTGGTATTAAATACTGTTACAACAGGCCTTGTGCTCTGTATGCTGCTCCTGATCCTTTCAGAGAAGAAACTGAGAAACCATCAACCGT GGGCAATAAGGATGAAACTACAACTATGATCAAATTAACAGCACACCTGAGCAGTGCCTTTTTCCCACGGTTCAG tCCGGATGGTAAGTATCTTGTGTTCGTCTCAGCGAAAAGTGCTGTAGATAGTGGAGCACACAACGCCACAAATTCAATGCACAGAATTGAGTGGCCTACAGATGGGAAACTGGATGGGAGCCTTGGTATCGTTGATGTG GTGCCCATTGTGATGTGCCCCAAAGATAACTGTTTCCCTGGTCTGTATTGCTTCGGATTGCTCAGGGATCCATGGCTTACTGATGGACGGACTATGATTCTATCTTCTGTTTGGGGTAGCAGGGAAGTAATACTTTCTGTAAATGTCGTGAG TTGTGAAGTTTTAAGAGTTAGTCCCCAGGATTCAGATTATTCATGGAATGTTCTTGCACTTGACAAGAATAACATTCTTGCAG TTTCCAGTAGCCTTATTACACTCCCTCAAATATACTATGGAATCATGATTTCTCAGACTGAAAGCCATTGGGAGTGGCAGGAAGTTTCAACTCCTTTTCCAAAGCCATCTGATGAG ATAAGCTCCATATTAGCAGAGCATAAGTTCAGCATACTCAAAATCCCAATTAGCAACCCTTCCGACAAACTAGCGCATG GGGCTAAGCTGCCTTTTGAGGCTATTTTTGTGTCACATAAGGATTCTGCCAGTAATCCAACAATTGTGGTTCTTCATGGTGGACCACACTCAGTTTACCCATCAAGTTATTCCAAATCCTTGGCTTTTCTTTTTTCACAGGGATATAATCTTCTTGTCGTGAACTACAG GGGCTCATTAGGCTTTGGGGAAGAAGCACTGCAGTCCCTTCCTGGAAATATTGGTTCTCAG GATGTCAATGATGTATTGACGGCTTTGGACTTTGTTATAAAGAGAGGACTAATAGATCCATCTAGAGTCGCTGTAGTTGGAGGTTCACATGGAGGTTTCTTGACAACTCATTTGATTGGCCAG GCTCCTGATACATTTGTTGCAGCAGCTGCTCGAAATCCAGTATGTAACTTACAATTGATGGTGGGTACCACTGACATCCCTGATTGGTGCTTTGTCGAGATTTATGGAAAAGATGGGAAAAAGTACTTCTCAGAGTCTCCTTCAGTAGATGATCTTTGTCAATTCCACCAGAAGTCACCAATATCACACATTTCGAAG GTCAAAACACCTACGCTCTTTCTCCTTGGAGCGCAAGATCTCAGGGTTCCTGTTTCTAATGGCCTGCAGGTATCTCCTTGTGCTTCTGTACTTATGTATGGCTGGGTGAAAG TATGCAAGGGCTTTGAAGGAGAGGGGAATTGA